A section of the Prosthecobacter sp. genome encodes:
- a CDS encoding aminodeoxychorismate/anthranilate synthase component II yields MLLIIDNYDSFTYNLVQYFGEMGAVMEIRRNDQITLDEIEKLKPDHICISPGPCTPKEAGISCAVIERFGKTTPLLGVCLGHQAIGHVFGGDVVRAGRLMHGKTSMIHHTGKSVFKNMPEPFEATRYHSLLVKRDTLPACLEITATASDDDSEIMGLRHKELPIHGVQFHPESILTQDGKHLLKNFLEM; encoded by the coding sequence ATGCTCCTCATCATCGACAACTACGACTCCTTCACCTACAACCTCGTCCAATACTTCGGCGAGATGGGAGCCGTCATGGAAATCCGCCGCAACGACCAGATCACGCTCGATGAGATCGAAAAGCTCAAGCCCGACCACATCTGCATCTCCCCCGGCCCCTGCACGCCCAAGGAAGCCGGCATCAGTTGCGCGGTGATCGAGCGCTTCGGTAAAACCACCCCGCTCCTCGGTGTCTGTCTCGGCCATCAGGCCATCGGCCACGTCTTCGGCGGCGATGTCGTCCGCGCCGGACGCCTCATGCACGGCAAGACCTCCATGATTCATCACACGGGCAAATCGGTCTTCAAAAACATGCCGGAACCCTTCGAGGCCACGCGCTACCATTCCCTCCTCGTCAAACGCGACACCTTGCCCGCCTGCCTCGAAATCACCGCCACCGCCAGCGATGACGACTCCGAGATCATGGGCCTCCGCCACAAAGAACTCCCCATCCACGGCGTCCAGTTCCATCCCGAGTCCATCCTCACCCAGGACGGCAAGCATCTGCTGAAGAACTTCCTGGAGATGTGA
- a CDS encoding class I SAM-dependent methyltransferase translates to MRLPTCLLFIAALHLPAQEAPPALTEYMGRQIAQTMHWKGAEWLMRRVREREEATTKMREELEVKPGMVVCDMGCGNGYHTLPLAEMVGAKGKVFAVDVQPEMIEMLRQNITRKELKNIEPIVGLYYDPKLPPNTCDMILLVDVYHEFSHPVQMLAGMRAALKPDGLLVLVEFRAEDDTVPIKPEHKMSKAQIHKEMNANGFEMKREFDGLPWQHLMFFGKAEKK, encoded by the coding sequence ATGCGCCTGCCCACCTGTTTGCTCTTCATCGCCGCCCTCCACCTGCCAGCCCAGGAGGCACCGCCAGCGCTGACGGAATACATGGGCCGCCAGATCGCGCAGACGATGCACTGGAAAGGCGCGGAGTGGCTGATGCGCCGCGTGCGTGAACGCGAAGAGGCCACGACGAAAATGCGCGAGGAGCTTGAGGTGAAGCCGGGCATGGTCGTGTGTGACATGGGCTGCGGCAACGGCTACCACACGCTGCCGCTGGCCGAAATGGTCGGGGCGAAGGGCAAGGTCTTCGCGGTGGATGTGCAGCCGGAGATGATCGAGATGCTGCGCCAGAACATCACGAGGAAGGAATTGAAAAATATCGAGCCGATCGTCGGCCTTTACTACGACCCGAAGCTGCCGCCGAACACCTGCGACATGATCCTGCTCGTGGATGTGTATCACGAGTTCTCGCATCCCGTGCAGATGCTCGCGGGAATGCGCGCTGCCTTGAAGCCGGACGGGCTGCTCGTACTGGTTGAATTCCGCGCCGAGGACGACACGGTGCCGATCAAACCCGAGCACAAGATGAGCAAGGCGCAGATCCACAAGGAGATGAACGCGAATGGCTTCGAGATGAAACGCGAGTTTGACGGCCTGCCGTGGCAGCACCTGATGTTCTTCGGCAAAGCGGAGAAAAAATAG
- a CDS encoding SDR family oxidoreductase: MSSPLFNLSGKAALVTGGSKGLGKAMARGFAEAGADVFISSRNAEELKAAAAEIGEGLKVRVEWMVADMADRAAVKALAAEAEQRLGKIDILVNNAGINNPQAIDEITDEVWDRNVEVDLTAVMSLTRAIVPGMKARKWGRVIHISSVLGVGGRLKRNVYCACKAALIGLARASALDLGPYGITVNCLCPGPFLTDMPGKLLNDEEKKYFADRTAVKRWAAPRELAGPALMLASEAGSYITGQGIVVDGGAAVNVL, translated from the coding sequence ATGTCCTCCCCACTCTTCAATCTCTCCGGCAAAGCAGCACTCGTCACTGGTGGCAGCAAAGGTCTTGGCAAGGCCATGGCACGCGGCTTCGCTGAAGCAGGTGCTGATGTCTTCATCTCCAGCCGCAACGCCGAGGAACTGAAAGCCGCCGCCGCTGAAATCGGCGAGGGCTTGAAGGTGCGCGTCGAATGGATGGTCGCCGACATGGCGGATCGTGCCGCCGTCAAAGCATTGGCCGCTGAAGCCGAGCAGCGCCTCGGCAAGATCGACATCCTCGTCAACAACGCTGGCATCAACAACCCACAAGCCATCGACGAGATCACCGACGAAGTCTGGGACCGCAACGTCGAGGTCGATCTCACCGCCGTCATGTCTTTGACCCGCGCCATCGTGCCCGGCATGAAGGCGCGCAAGTGGGGCCGCGTCATCCACATCTCCAGCGTGCTCGGTGTCGGCGGTCGCTTGAAGCGCAACGTGTATTGCGCCTGCAAAGCCGCGCTCATCGGCCTCGCCCGTGCCAGTGCTCTCGATCTCGGCCCCTACGGCATCACCGTGAACTGCCTCTGCCCCGGCCCCTTCCTCACCGACATGCCCGGCAAGCTGCTCAACGACGAGGAAAAGAAATACTTCGCCGACCGCACCGCTGTGAAACGCTGGGCCGCTCCCCGCGAACTCGCAGGCCCCGCCTTGATGCTCGCCAGCGAAGCCGGCAGTTACATCACCGGCCAGGGCATCGTCGTCGATGGCGGCGCTGCGGTGAACGTGCTGTGA
- a CDS encoding IS5 family transposase — translation MEPSSNKPRTAYTSDVSDAEWDFCRPYLVLMKEDAPQRDYPLRELFNALRYIVRCGCQWRMMPHDLPPWQNVYQQAQRWMKACCFEAMAHDLRELSRLAKGRKAQPTAAIMDGRTLQSSPESGGRAGYDGYKRRKGSKVHIAVDTLGHLLAVKVTAADEQERAQVGELAEQIQQATGENVQLAYVDQGYTGEEPARQAQQHGIKLEVVKLSEAKKGFVLLPKRWVVERSFGWAARFKRLSRDYERLASTLTGMHWLAFATLMLSSLFGKS, via the coding sequence ATGGAACCTTCGAGCAACAAGCCAAGAACCGCCTACACCAGTGACGTCAGCGATGCAGAATGGGACTTTTGCCGTCCCTACTTGGTGCTGATGAAGGAAGATGCGCCCCAGCGGGACTATCCGCTGCGCGAGCTTTTCAACGCGCTGCGCTACATCGTGCGTTGCGGCTGCCAGTGGCGCATGATGCCCCATGACCTGCCGCCCTGGCAGAACGTTTATCAGCAGGCGCAGCGCTGGATGAAGGCGTGCTGCTTTGAGGCCATGGCCCATGATCTGCGCGAACTCTCACGTCTGGCCAAAGGACGCAAGGCCCAGCCCACGGCGGCCATCATGGACGGCCGCACCTTGCAGTCCTCGCCAGAGAGCGGCGGCCGGGCGGGCTATGATGGCTACAAGCGCCGCAAAGGCAGCAAGGTGCACATTGCTGTGGACACTCTGGGGCATCTGCTGGCGGTGAAAGTGACGGCGGCTGACGAGCAGGAGCGCGCGCAGGTCGGTGAGCTTGCAGAACAGATCCAGCAGGCCACCGGAGAGAATGTGCAACTGGCCTATGTGGATCAAGGTTACACCGGTGAGGAACCTGCACGCCAAGCGCAACAGCACGGCATCAAGCTGGAGGTGGTTAAACTCTCGGAGGCCAAGAAGGGTTTTGTTCTGCTGCCAAAGCGTTGGGTGGTGGAACGCAGTTTTGGCTGGGCGGCGCGCTTCAAGCGCCTCTCAAGGGACTACGAGCGTCTGGCTTCGACTCTGACTGGCATGCACTGGCTGGCCTTCGCGACCCTCATGCTCTCTTCTCTATTCGGCAAAAGTTAA
- a CDS encoding carbohydrate kinase family protein, which yields MTSRSGILAGGNFIIDHVKLIDAWPEQDMLTFIRSETSSNGGGPYNVLKDLAAMRVSYPLAAAGLVGKDANGDWILRDCQSTGIDITQLRQTNQAPTSYTDAMTVSGTGRRTFFHQLGANALLGESHFDFTRTQAKIFHLGYLMLLSEMDQLLDDGRTIASRVLEAAQTAGLLTSVDLVSADNPQFSQITAAALPFTDFLILNEIEAGKAAGLDIKSTPVDLAKIKTAAQKLLSQGVRREVIIHFEAGAIVAEKNGAVHHQSSLKLPAGFIAGATGAGDAFAAGYLHGTHENGSIPDRLKLAVCTAAMCLTHPTPSLGLKPVAECLELATELGFR from the coding sequence ATGACCTCGCGCAGCGGAATTTTGGCCGGCGGCAATTTCATCATCGACCACGTCAAGCTCATCGACGCTTGGCCGGAGCAGGACATGCTCACCTTCATCCGCAGTGAGACCTCTTCCAATGGCGGCGGTCCTTATAATGTACTCAAAGACCTCGCCGCCATGCGCGTCAGCTACCCGCTCGCCGCCGCCGGACTCGTCGGTAAAGACGCCAATGGCGACTGGATTCTGCGCGACTGCCAGTCCACCGGCATCGACATCACCCAACTCCGCCAAACCAACCAAGCACCGACAAGTTACACCGATGCCATGACTGTCTCCGGCACCGGACGCCGCACGTTTTTTCACCAACTCGGCGCCAACGCCCTCCTCGGTGAATCGCACTTCGATTTCACCCGCACGCAGGCCAAAATCTTCCACCTCGGCTACCTCATGCTCCTCAGCGAGATGGATCAGTTGCTTGATGATGGCCGCACCATCGCCAGCCGCGTGCTGGAGGCCGCGCAAACCGCTGGACTCCTCACCAGCGTCGATCTCGTCAGCGCCGACAATCCTCAATTCAGCCAGATCACCGCCGCCGCCCTGCCCTTCACCGATTTTCTCATCCTCAACGAAATCGAAGCCGGCAAAGCCGCCGGACTCGACATTAAGTCAACGCCGGTAGATCTCGCAAAAATCAAAACCGCCGCTCAGAAACTGCTCAGCCAGGGCGTCCGTCGCGAAGTCATCATTCACTTTGAAGCCGGGGCCATCGTGGCCGAAAAAAACGGCGCTGTTCATCACCAGTCCTCGCTCAAACTCCCCGCAGGTTTCATCGCCGGTGCCACCGGTGCTGGCGATGCCTTCGCCGCCGGTTATCTCCACGGCACCCACGAAAACGGGTCCATCCCCGACCGCCTCAAGCTCGCCGTCTGCACCGCCGCCATGTGCCTCACGCATCCGACTCCATCGCTGGGGCTCAAACCCGTCGCCGAATGTCTGGAACTCGCCACCGAGCTTGGTTTTCGCTGA
- a CDS encoding DUF1579 family protein — MELTICRVMPFLKAATLVILTLAVPLHAQQPSPFTPGWFQSSGLMSLRDRPPFSAKVTEKKGTPGSFTLALQHADGTKTSFTLVGGGEAERKMFAHFTLGSEYKFPQVFDDVLGKDAPVSSPRISPISSTSISTSPHFFTQQDFSFSTQKLSLLDLNRCPPFRAKITGKKITPDSISLTIACTDGRTLTLQHSGNANLDEALRIAKPLEEGRFYEFPMSVLPPHQDEPTPPTPAMKALEPFIGEWDVSSLDKPDQKIRVRYHWKINGSGLWREHSAKQEGNDDYRMANAALITHDSTTGRYVETLTRSTSLPPLEKTWDAATRTLSSINYIKYPGSERKHTTITTFKTDDRIDWKTTVTSKEGKFIEEYQGRYTRIKP, encoded by the coding sequence ATGGAACTCACCATCTGCCGCGTCATGCCTTTCTTGAAAGCCGCAACACTCGTCATTCTCACCCTCGCAGTCCCACTGCATGCGCAGCAGCCTTCACCGTTCACCCCCGGCTGGTTTCAATCCTCCGGCCTCATGTCCCTGCGAGATCGGCCACCCTTCAGCGCCAAAGTCACCGAGAAAAAAGGCACGCCCGGCAGCTTCACCCTCGCCCTTCAACATGCGGACGGCACCAAGACCTCCTTCACCTTGGTCGGTGGCGGCGAGGCCGAGCGCAAAATGTTCGCCCACTTCACTCTCGGCTCCGAATACAAGTTCCCCCAGGTCTTTGACGACGTACTCGGCAAGGACGCCCCCGTTTCTTCCCCCCGCATTTCCCCGATCTCCTCTACTTCAATCTCAACCTCCCCTCACTTTTTCACCCAGCAGGATTTCTCCTTTTCCACTCAGAAGCTCTCCCTGCTCGATCTCAACCGCTGCCCGCCCTTCCGCGCCAAAATCACCGGCAAAAAAATCACCCCCGACTCGATTTCGCTCACCATCGCCTGCACCGATGGCCGCACGCTCACCTTGCAGCACAGCGGCAATGCCAACCTCGACGAAGCACTCCGCATCGCCAAGCCGCTGGAGGAAGGACGCTTTTACGAATTCCCCATGAGCGTCCTCCCGCCCCATCAGGACGAGCCAACTCCGCCCACACCTGCGATGAAGGCCCTCGAACCGTTCATTGGCGAATGGGACGTCTCCAGCCTCGACAAGCCCGATCAAAAAATCCGCGTGCGCTACCACTGGAAGATCAATGGTTCCGGCCTCTGGCGCGAACACTCTGCCAAACAGGAAGGCAACGATGACTACCGCATGGCCAACGCGGCGTTGATCACTCACGACAGTACCACCGGGCGCTATGTGGAAACCCTGACCCGCAGCACATCGCTGCCGCCGCTGGAAAAGACCTGGGACGCCGCCACCCGCACCCTCAGCAGCATCAACTACATCAAATATCCCGGCAGTGAGCGCAAACACACCACCATCACTACCTTCAAAACTGACGACCGCATCGACTGGAAAACCACCGTCACCAGCAAGGAAGGCAAGTTCATCGAAGAATACCAAGGCCGCTACACCCGCATCAAACCTTGA
- a CDS encoding ATP-binding cassette domain-containing protein, protein MLPPVLEVTDLTFRRGRPILKGITWRVDPGQHWCILGPNGCGKTSLINLITGYDSATSGTLRIGRSVFGDDDWREVRRRVGLVTNTLATYLESSEPVLDVIASGREAKLNLIELPSPAVRRDAARLLKQVGCAYLRDALWGPLSQGEKQKVLICRALMAKFKVLILDEPCAGLDPVAREHFLQWMQNLAVKPRAPSLVMVTHHVEEILPCITHVLMLRDGRVHAAGPKMEMLHSSHLSQIYGASVKLSRHGDRYSLRLV, encoded by the coding sequence ATGCTCCCTCCCGTCCTCGAAGTCACTGATCTCACCTTCCGCCGCGGCCGTCCCATTCTCAAGGGCATCACCTGGCGTGTCGATCCCGGCCAGCACTGGTGCATCCTCGGCCCGAACGGCTGTGGCAAGACCTCCCTCATCAACCTCATCACCGGTTACGACAGCGCCACCAGCGGCACCCTGCGCATCGGCCGCAGCGTCTTTGGCGACGACGACTGGCGCGAGGTCCGCCGCCGGGTCGGTCTCGTCACGAACACCCTCGCCACTTATCTCGAAAGCAGCGAGCCCGTGCTTGATGTCATCGCCAGCGGACGCGAGGCCAAGCTCAACCTCATCGAACTCCCCTCCCCCGCCGTCCGCCGCGACGCTGCCCGCCTCCTCAAGCAAGTCGGCTGCGCTTATCTTCGCGACGCCCTCTGGGGTCCGCTTTCGCAGGGTGAAAAGCAAAAGGTGCTCATCTGCCGCGCCCTCATGGCGAAATTCAAAGTCCTCATCCTCGATGAACCCTGCGCCGGTCTCGATCCCGTCGCCCGCGAGCACTTTCTGCAATGGATGCAAAACCTCGCCGTCAAGCCGCGCGCCCCTTCCCTCGTCATGGTCACGCATCATGTGGAGGAAATCCTCCCCTGCATCACCCACGTCCTCATGCTGCGCGATGGACGTGTTCACGCCGCAGGCCCCAAGATGGAAATGCTTCACAGCAGCCATCTCAGCCAGATTTATGGCGCTTCCGTGAAGCTCTCACGCCATGGAGACCGTTATTCCCTCCGTCTTGTCTGA
- a CDS encoding tetratricopeptide repeat protein: MRPIFCAALALAASTPVFSQAPPPAPGTPPAAPGAPAAPGAPAAPASPAALNIQQETEALVNAAGGLFAEAKYQEALSKLEQAKKNLNNKPFEGIMFIEGACHYNMSNYPKAIETLEAFIKEFPQGAAIIDVRMALGRSYIASKQEDKGITVLKEVVTSSPDKKAEAGLIIADALSKQDKKDEALAILSSVLTDGIRSAESIQAAMMAANLYVSSGKLDEAGALMDKVRNFASGGDSIAQMNNIYLKLGDEMMEKKAFKEALGAYQLVRKKTEISRIQKEQVAKLEGQLKTAKGVRKDEIETKLKANTEIMAEIEKRTDYDASLYYRLGRCYYEMGAPKEDGTVGDASRLWQATLAFDVIVDGFKEFPQRDKCMFGLIMVNAALKRIKEARELCQEFIDNFPDSEQIGQVSEMYGMLAYQNKQLKEAVDAFAKAESFPKADKPRLRFLRGSVLFEMQKFDEARTAFELLISEFPNEEAYKDDALYRIALSYFYQNDYKSVMKALKTYIKENPKGQYVVDARYRMAFINFQGGDKEDAQEELMGIVKDAPNDQNIGQVHALLGDIYNQKADYENATINFAAAVDKAKTDDVLNYAMDQVTDLYVGGNKWKELAEMWQKYYNTHKDNDDLALKAILWISRASIKDGKLEEAKKLLSEHIKTRIANPANQQVEGLIQQLVSISAPKRRRVSTAAAPAPSADATKPADGAATPAPAPAPAPELTFEDVEKQLETLLTPPQEAMNGTAQMRILFAKTWLAKTMKIADKAEKFFNIIIEVAKPDDLSPMLLATVGDSARKKGDLDKANACYMRLKDLFKDSEYADGAPVGLAEIAYEKGEFDKALELFREAQTFPGSSRVLESTQGEAKTLAKLKKPDEAKKIFEQIANTKEWRGQATANALRMLGEIEASNGKHEAAIAYFQRVFIAHQKWKDEMAKAYLQCAKSFIALGKRDEAKKTLDEMIARKDLETQPEMKDAKALRATLP; encoded by the coding sequence ATGAGACCGATTTTCTGCGCCGCTCTGGCCCTGGCCGCCAGCACGCCTGTTTTTTCCCAAGCTCCGCCTCCTGCGCCGGGGACACCGCCTGCCGCACCGGGTGCCCCCGCAGCTCCCGGAGCACCTGCCGCACCTGCCTCTCCGGCGGCGTTAAATATTCAGCAGGAAACTGAGGCGCTGGTCAATGCCGCCGGCGGCCTTTTTGCCGAGGCGAAGTATCAGGAGGCGCTGTCCAAACTTGAGCAGGCCAAGAAGAACCTGAACAACAAGCCCTTCGAAGGCATCATGTTCATTGAAGGCGCCTGCCATTACAACATGAGCAACTATCCGAAGGCGATCGAGACGCTGGAGGCCTTCATCAAGGAGTTTCCTCAAGGCGCGGCGATCATCGATGTGCGCATGGCGCTGGGCCGCTCGTACATCGCCAGCAAGCAGGAGGACAAGGGGATTACGGTGCTGAAGGAGGTGGTGACAAGCTCGCCAGACAAGAAGGCCGAGGCAGGATTGATCATCGCAGACGCTCTGAGCAAGCAGGATAAAAAAGACGAGGCTCTTGCCATTCTGTCTTCGGTGCTCACGGACGGCATCCGTAGCGCTGAGTCCATTCAGGCGGCGATGATGGCGGCCAATCTTTATGTCAGCAGCGGCAAGCTCGACGAGGCCGGCGCGCTGATGGACAAGGTGCGCAACTTTGCCTCCGGTGGCGACAGCATCGCTCAGATGAACAACATCTACCTGAAGCTGGGCGATGAGATGATGGAGAAGAAGGCTTTCAAGGAAGCTCTCGGCGCCTACCAGCTCGTGCGCAAGAAGACCGAAATCTCCCGCATCCAGAAGGAGCAGGTGGCCAAGCTGGAGGGCCAGCTCAAAACCGCCAAGGGCGTGCGCAAGGACGAAATCGAAACCAAGCTCAAGGCGAACACGGAAATCATGGCGGAGATCGAGAAGCGCACGGATTACGACGCCTCGCTCTACTACCGCCTGGGCCGCTGCTATTATGAGATGGGAGCGCCGAAGGAGGACGGCACCGTGGGCGATGCCTCACGGCTGTGGCAGGCAACCCTGGCGTTTGACGTCATCGTCGATGGCTTCAAGGAGTTCCCGCAGCGGGACAAGTGCATGTTTGGCCTGATCATGGTGAATGCCGCCCTGAAGCGCATCAAGGAGGCCCGCGAGCTGTGCCAGGAATTCATCGACAACTTCCCTGATAGTGAGCAGATCGGCCAGGTCTCCGAGATGTATGGCATGCTGGCCTACCAGAACAAGCAGTTGAAGGAGGCGGTGGACGCGTTCGCGAAAGCCGAAAGCTTCCCGAAAGCCGACAAGCCGCGTCTGCGCTTCCTGCGTGGCAGCGTGCTGTTTGAAATGCAGAAGTTTGACGAGGCACGCACGGCTTTTGAGCTGCTCATTTCGGAATTCCCCAATGAGGAGGCCTACAAGGACGACGCCCTTTACCGCATCGCGCTAAGCTACTTCTACCAGAACGATTACAAGAGCGTGATGAAGGCCCTCAAGACCTACATCAAGGAGAACCCGAAGGGGCAGTATGTTGTCGATGCGCGCTACCGCATGGCCTTCATCAACTTCCAAGGGGGTGACAAGGAGGACGCTCAGGAAGAATTGATGGGCATCGTGAAGGATGCGCCGAATGACCAAAACATCGGCCAGGTGCATGCTTTGCTGGGGGACATTTACAATCAAAAGGCGGATTATGAGAATGCGACGATCAATTTCGCCGCCGCCGTGGACAAGGCCAAGACCGACGATGTGCTCAATTACGCCATGGACCAGGTCACCGATCTCTATGTGGGTGGCAACAAGTGGAAGGAGCTGGCCGAGATGTGGCAGAAGTACTACAACACGCACAAGGACAATGACGACCTCGCGCTCAAGGCCATTCTCTGGATCAGCCGTGCCAGCATCAAGGACGGCAAACTTGAAGAGGCCAAGAAGCTGCTCTCTGAACACATCAAGACGCGCATCGCCAACCCGGCGAACCAGCAGGTGGAAGGCTTGATCCAGCAGCTTGTGAGCATCAGCGCCCCGAAACGTCGTCGTGTCAGCACCGCAGCAGCTCCCGCACCCTCGGCAGATGCGACGAAGCCTGCCGATGGAGCCGCTACCCCTGCGCCTGCACCGGCTCCAGCCCCGGAACTCACCTTCGAAGATGTCGAAAAACAGCTCGAAACATTGCTCACGCCGCCCCAGGAGGCGATGAACGGCACGGCGCAGATGCGCATTCTCTTTGCGAAGACTTGGCTGGCCAAAACGATGAAGATCGCTGACAAGGCCGAGAAGTTCTTCAACATCATCATCGAGGTGGCCAAACCTGACGACCTCAGCCCGATGCTGCTGGCCACCGTGGGCGACAGCGCTCGCAAGAAGGGTGATCTGGACAAGGCAAACGCCTGTTATATGCGCCTGAAGGATCTCTTCAAAGACAGCGAGTATGCCGATGGCGCACCGGTCGGCCTGGCCGAGATCGCTTATGAAAAGGGCGAGTTCGACAAGGCGCTGGAGCTGTTCCGCGAGGCACAAACCTTCCCTGGCAGTTCCCGTGTGCTCGAATCCACGCAGGGTGAGGCCAAGACGCTTGCCAAACTCAAAAAACCTGATGAGGCAAAGAAAATTTTCGAGCAGATCGCCAACACCAAGGAATGGCGCGGTCAGGCTACCGCGAATGCATTGCGCATGCTCGGCGAGATCGAAGCCAGCAACGGCAAGCACGAGGCGGCCATCGCCTACTTCCAGCGTGTGTTTATCGCCCATCAAAAATGGAAGGATGAAATGGCCAAGGCCTATCTTCAGTGCGCGAAGTCCTTCATCGCCCTCGGCAAACGTGATGAGGCCAAGAAGACGCTGGATGAGATGATCGCCCGCAAAGACCTCGAAACTCAGCCCGAGATGAAAGACGCCAAGGCTCTTCGTGCCACACTGCCCTAA
- a CDS encoding MotA/TolQ/ExbB proton channel family protein — protein MTRHLPNGPARAFLCVLLAFGLFASVNLFAQEPAPAEGAPAVEEHHTMIDRFIEGGWVMYPITACSIALVWLTVDLWMRTSIKRLAPPAQVAQVQDLFRAGDYVGAYQFCKGNPSPFTNTSRVALSFLGDGHEATEAALFTELNKANSAIQTRINYLSVIGVCTPMIGLTGTVTGMMSAFSTLKTSGAGDPAKLSGAIGEVLIATASGLFIAVPAFMFFYFLRNRLQVSITDLQEVVMGLFRKMPYQHLKDAHVGEEEFYAAIPNWVAGDAAHAA, from the coding sequence ATGACCCGCCATCTCCCCAACGGCCCCGCCCGCGCGTTCCTCTGCGTCCTGCTGGCGTTCGGCCTATTCGCTTCCGTCAATCTTTTCGCTCAAGAGCCTGCTCCAGCGGAAGGTGCACCTGCCGTGGAAGAACATCACACTATGATTGACCGCTTCATCGAAGGCGGCTGGGTGATGTATCCCATCACCGCCTGTTCCATCGCCCTCGTCTGGCTCACGGTCGATCTCTGGATGCGCACCAGCATCAAGAGGCTGGCTCCTCCAGCCCAAGTCGCCCAGGTGCAGGATCTGTTCCGCGCTGGCGACTACGTCGGGGCCTACCAGTTCTGCAAAGGCAATCCGTCCCCCTTCACCAATACCAGCCGCGTCGCCCTCAGTTTCCTCGGTGACGGGCACGAAGCCACGGAGGCGGCCCTGTTCACCGAACTCAACAAGGCGAACTCCGCCATCCAGACGCGCATCAATTACCTTTCCGTGATCGGGGTCTGCACGCCGATGATCGGTCTGACCGGCACGGTGACCGGGATGATGAGCGCCTTCTCCACCCTGAAGACCAGCGGTGCTGGCGATCCTGCCAAGCTTTCCGGCGCCATCGGCGAAGTGCTCATCGCGACGGCTTCCGGTCTGTTCATCGCCGTGCCGGCCTTCATGTTCTTTTACTTCCTGCGCAACCGTTTGCAGGTTTCCATCACCGATCTTCAGGAGGTCGTCATGGGATTGTTCCGCAAGATGCCCTACCAGCACCTCAAGGACGCGCATGTCGGCGAGGAAGAGTTTTACGCCGCCATTCCGAACTGGGTGGCTGGTGATGCGGCCCATGCGGCGTAA
- a CDS encoding biopolymer transporter ExbD: protein MGGGGGGDGEPEFQIAPMIDVLLVLLIFFMSITSAQVLRIDKEIQLPVAGDAKKKEKNMMNEAALNVRWTNGKSLITFEDTKYEIVEPLVELLRQRKESNTKYRVVIRGDKRLPAIEIQRVMSVVAQAGIDDISFSALNKE, encoded by the coding sequence ATGGGCGGCGGCGGTGGCGGTGATGGTGAACCGGAGTTTCAAATCGCTCCGATGATTGACGTGCTGTTGGTGCTGCTCATTTTCTTCATGAGCATCACCTCGGCGCAGGTGTTGCGCATCGACAAGGAGATTCAACTCCCTGTCGCTGGCGATGCTAAAAAAAAGGAAAAGAACATGATGAACGAGGCCGCGCTCAATGTGCGCTGGACCAACGGCAAGTCGCTCATCACCTTCGAGGACACGAAATACGAGATCGTGGAGCCCTTGGTGGAACTGCTGCGCCAGCGCAAGGAGAGCAACACCAAGTACCGCGTCGTCATTCGTGGCGACAAGCGCCTTCCCGCCATCGAAATCCAAAGGGTGATGAGTGTCGTGGCCCAGGCGGGCATTGATGACATCTCCTTCTCGGCTTTGAACAAAGAATAA
- a CDS encoding biopolymer transporter ExbD has product MSAPGKKKHREIETEQMQVGFQIAPMIDVVFVIMLFFMVMVGSVKVERELKSQLPGLAPPSADAPQEMPDEIIVGVEETGAVTLNEEEFDGPTDKKLPNFTSTLMRLKQEADNRNAKVIVTIQAEEQATYERVIDVLNALAVAKVANVTFTVGSDVGF; this is encoded by the coding sequence ATGTCAGCCCCAGGCAAAAAAAAGCACCGCGAAATCGAGACCGAACAGATGCAGGTCGGCTTCCAGATCGCTCCCATGATCGACGTGGTGTTCGTCATCATGCTCTTCTTCATGGTCATGGTCGGTTCCGTGAAGGTCGAGCGTGAGCTCAAGAGCCAGCTCCCCGGCCTCGCGCCGCCTTCTGCGGATGCGCCGCAGGAAATGCCGGATGAAATCATTGTGGGTGTTGAGGAAACCGGTGCGGTGACGCTCAACGAGGAAGAATTCGACGGCCCTACGGACAAAAAACTGCCCAATTTCACTTCCACGCTCATGCGTCTCAAGCAGGAGGCCGACAATCGCAACGCCAAGGTCATCGTCACCATTCAAGCTGAGGAACAGGCCACCTATGAGCGCGTGATCGACGTGCTCAACGCCCTCGCGGTTGCCAAGGTGGCGAACGTGACCTTTACCGTTGGCAGCGACGTGGGCTTCTGA